Proteins co-encoded in one Phragmitibacter flavus genomic window:
- a CDS encoding efflux RND transporter permease subunit → MLSSLLNRGTLVTVVMLMVMLLGIIAATRVPVQMIPDLDARTISIETQWAGATPQDVEKEIIIEQEDYLRSIPNLKRMTSSASTGNASIELEFPFGIDVNEALLRVNNALSQVPSYPENVDEPVLYTNSFSENAFMSFRVVPLPGNPMNLDIDLMLDFVDDNIRTAMERVPGISQVSIGGGAERQIQILVDTPRLAERGLSLTQLRDAIRARNIDLSAGDIDQGKRRYLIRTIGRFDNIEELNNLILSRSGDAITRLRDVATIKLDHFEIRSRSYADGDSNLRLSLYRQPGSNVITIKYAILPVVEQINRDILNPAGLQMLLSNEDVKYVEDSVQNVWKNLLIGAGLATAVMFLFLRSASATLIGMCGMPVCVVASFIGLLVMGRTINVISLAGIAFAIGMTIDNTIVVLESIQQERQKGKTRFQAALHGTQNVWAAVLSGTMTTVLVFLPLLFVQEEAGQLFSDIGIAISFSILISMLVAVTLVPVACANLPERTLNKQTTTLPKRRQFLLTPLYWLLSTKPRRYATILITLLLTSSAVYFLTPPAEYLPEGEEAKAFSSMIAPPGYNLPEMEKIALQVQDQLLPLMKDDPADFDNGKTQIPALSRVTIIAQPQSLRIIAETKDPGHIDAYIEKVNQLFRQYPGMRAFSSRGSIISSNDGGTRAVNLDISGPELPAIYDAANTTFRLAGEVLENPQINSEPNSLTLGQPLLQIQPNWERLAELDISAEELGYAIAAQSDGAFVDEFFIQDDKIDIFLYSQAINQQDLSKLPDLTIFTPRGNFPLSALATITETVDSANIRRVDGRRTITLYIIPPRTTPLETAVDQVRQNVVQHLRETNALPPGVTVDLSGAADQLDATRDSLGTNLWVAVALCYLQLVIIYRHWGDPLIILITVPLGISGGIAGLWLLNFVGALMPSIGLPEIRQPFDMITMLGFLILLGTAVNNPILIVDRAMHNHRIDGMSVIDSVKDALQSRLRPIMMTTCTTLIGLAPPVFLPGAGTELYRGVGAIILFGLAFTSLITLTFLPALLISWMKIGDKLRPAKNPSVAAA, encoded by the coding sequence TCACCGTCGTCATGCTGATGGTCATGCTGCTCGGCATCATCGCCGCCACCCGCGTGCCCGTGCAGATGATCCCCGACCTCGACGCGCGCACCATCTCCATTGAAACCCAATGGGCCGGTGCCACGCCACAGGACGTCGAAAAAGAAATCATCATCGAACAGGAGGACTACCTGCGCAGCATCCCCAACCTCAAGCGCATGACCTCGTCGGCCTCCACCGGCAATGCCAGCATCGAACTCGAATTCCCCTTCGGCATCGACGTCAACGAAGCCCTCCTCCGCGTCAACAACGCCCTCAGCCAGGTCCCCTCCTACCCCGAAAACGTTGACGAGCCCGTCCTCTACACCAACTCCTTCTCCGAAAACGCCTTCATGAGCTTCCGGGTCGTCCCCCTTCCCGGCAACCCCATGAACCTCGACATCGACCTCATGCTCGATTTCGTCGATGACAACATCCGCACCGCCATGGAGCGCGTCCCCGGCATCTCCCAGGTCTCCATCGGTGGCGGCGCCGAACGCCAGATCCAAATCCTTGTCGACACCCCTCGCCTCGCCGAACGCGGCCTCTCACTCACCCAGCTCCGCGACGCCATCCGCGCCCGCAACATCGACCTCTCTGCCGGTGACATCGACCAGGGCAAACGCCGCTACCTCATCCGCACCATCGGCCGCTTCGACAACATCGAAGAACTCAACAACCTCATCCTCAGCCGCAGCGGCGACGCCATCACCCGCCTCCGCGACGTCGCCACCATCAAACTCGACCACTTCGAAATCCGCTCCCGCTCCTACGCCGATGGCGACTCCAACCTCCGCCTCTCGCTTTACCGACAGCCCGGATCCAATGTCATCACCATCAAATACGCGATCCTTCCTGTCGTCGAACAAATCAACCGTGACATCCTCAACCCCGCCGGCCTTCAGATGCTGCTCAGCAACGAGGACGTCAAATACGTCGAGGACTCTGTCCAAAACGTCTGGAAAAACCTCCTCATCGGCGCCGGCCTCGCCACCGCCGTCATGTTCCTTTTCCTGCGCTCCGCCTCCGCCACCCTTATCGGCATGTGCGGCATGCCCGTCTGCGTCGTTGCCAGCTTCATTGGCCTCCTTGTCATGGGCCGCACCATCAACGTCATCTCCCTCGCCGGCATCGCCTTCGCCATCGGCATGACTATCGACAACACCATCGTCGTCCTCGAAAGCATCCAGCAGGAACGTCAAAAAGGCAAAACCCGCTTCCAGGCCGCCCTCCACGGCACCCAAAACGTCTGGGCCGCCGTCCTTTCCGGCACCATGACCACCGTCCTTGTCTTCCTCCCCCTCCTCTTCGTCCAGGAAGAAGCCGGCCAGCTCTTTTCCGACATCGGCATCGCCATTTCCTTCTCCATCCTCATCTCCATGCTGGTCGCGGTCACGCTTGTCCCCGTTGCCTGTGCCAACCTCCCCGAGCGCACCCTCAACAAGCAGACCACCACCCTGCCCAAACGCCGCCAGTTCCTCCTCACCCCGCTCTACTGGCTGCTCAGCACCAAACCCCGCCGCTACGCCACCATCCTCATCACCCTTCTGCTCACCAGCTCCGCCGTCTACTTCCTCACCCCACCCGCCGAATACCTCCCCGAAGGCGAAGAAGCCAAAGCGTTTTCCAGCATGATCGCTCCTCCGGGCTACAACCTCCCGGAGATGGAAAAAATCGCCCTCCAGGTCCAGGACCAGCTGCTCCCGCTGATGAAGGACGACCCCGCCGACTTCGACAACGGCAAAACCCAAATCCCCGCCCTCTCCCGCGTCACCATCATCGCCCAACCCCAGTCCCTGCGCATCATCGCCGAAACCAAAGACCCCGGCCACATCGACGCCTACATCGAAAAGGTCAACCAGCTCTTCCGCCAATACCCCGGCATGCGCGCCTTCTCCTCGCGCGGCTCCATCATCTCCAGCAACGACGGCGGCACCCGCGCCGTCAACCTCGACATCTCCGGGCCCGAACTCCCCGCCATCTACGACGCCGCAAACACCACCTTCCGACTCGCCGGAGAAGTCCTCGAGAACCCCCAAATCAACTCCGAACCCAACTCCCTCACCCTCGGCCAGCCCCTCCTGCAGATCCAACCCAACTGGGAACGCCTCGCCGAACTCGACATCAGCGCCGAAGAACTCGGCTATGCCATCGCCGCCCAATCCGACGGCGCTTTTGTCGACGAGTTCTTCATCCAGGACGACAAAATCGACATCTTCCTCTACAGCCAGGCCATCAACCAGCAAGACCTCTCCAAACTCCCCGACCTCACCATCTTCACCCCTCGCGGCAACTTCCCCCTCAGCGCCCTCGCCACCATCACCGAAACCGTCGACTCCGCCAACATCCGCCGCGTCGACGGACGCCGCACCATCACCCTCTACATCATCCCCCCGCGCACCACCCCCCTCGAAACCGCCGTCGACCAGGTCCGCCAAAACGTTGTTCAACACCTCCGCGAAACCAACGCCCTCCCTCCCGGCGTCACCGTCGACCTCTCCGGTGCCGCCGACCAGCTCGACGCCACCCGCGATTCACTCGGCACGAACCTCTGGGTCGCTGTCGCGCTCTGCTACCTCCAGCTCGTCATCATTTACCGCCACTGGGGCGACCCCCTCATCATCCTCATCACCGTCCCCCTCGGCATCAGCGGCGGCATCGCCGGCCTCTGGCTCCTCAACTTCGTCGGTGCCCTCATGCCCTCGATCGGCCTCCCTGAAATTCGCCAGCCCTTCGACATGATCACCATGCTCGGCTTCCTCATCCTCCTCGGAACCGCCGTCAACAATCCCATCCTCATCGTCGACCGCGCCATGCACAACCACCGCATCGATGGCATGTCCGTCATCGACTCCGTCAAAGACGCCCTCCAGTCCCGGCTCCGGCCCATCATGATGACCACCTGCACCACGCTGATCGGCCTCGCCCCACCCGTCTTCCTCCCCGGCGCCGGCACCGAACTCTACCGCGGCGTCGGAGCCATCATCCTCTTCGGACTCGCCTTCACTTCTCTCATCACGCTCACCTTTCTTCCCGCCTTGCTCATCAGTTGGATGAAGATTGGCGACAAACTACGACCCGCAAAAAATCCCAGCGTCGCCGCCGCATAA
- a CDS encoding Na+/H+ antiporter subunit C, with the protein METILAIVIGGIYAMSFYLMLRRSLVKLILGIMLFGQGVNLLIFTSSGLTRSAAPVIPGNADQLTAPYADPLPQALILTAIVIGFGILAFSLALMHRAHQTLKTDDLDNMRGSDQ; encoded by the coding sequence ATGGAGACCATCCTCGCCATCGTCATCGGCGGCATCTACGCCATGTCCTTCTACCTGATGCTCAGGCGCAGCCTCGTGAAGCTCATCCTCGGCATCATGCTTTTTGGACAAGGCGTCAACCTGCTCATCTTCACCTCCTCCGGCCTGACCCGTAGCGCAGCACCCGTCATTCCCGGCAATGCCGACCAGCTCACCGCCCCCTATGCCGACCCGCTGCCCCAGGCCCTCATCCTCACCGCCATCGTCATCGGCTTCGGCATCCTGGCCTTCTCACTCGCGCTCATGCACCGCGCCCACCAAACCCTGAAAACGGATGACCTCGACAACATGAGAGGGAGCGATCAATGA
- a CDS encoding Na+/H+ antiporter subunit D yields the protein MMNWLIILPILLPLLTAIVLIFCRGSLPLQRILSTVSAAAQFVISILLLQHVLKNGILAVNMSNWEAPFGITFVADVLSASMVAVTGFMGFAVALFGLAEIDRPREKFGFYPLYHVLLMGVCGAFLTGDLFNLFVWFEVMLMASFVLLALGGERAQLEGSVKYLVLNFLSSGIFLTALGILYAEVGTLNMADIAVKLSGNHSSPLAMTSAMLLLVSFGVKAGVFPVFAWLPASYHTPPVTVSAIFAGLLTKVGVYSLIRVFTLMFVGDTAFTSGLIIFISVMTMITGVLGAAAQFEVRKILSFHIISQIGYMTLGLGLMTASALSASVFYIIHHIIVKTNLFLISGAITHARGSAELKKIGGLYRTHPWLAFLFLIPAMSLGGIPPLSGFFAKFTLVSEAARLEEYLLIGVALIVGVLTLYSMTKIWAEAFWKPDPRGREYETSKPIPWLMLLPIAMMAGVTLFIGFNPEWLLGIARQAGEQLASPDAYIQAVLGSQPPVTPPAPAP from the coding sequence ATGATGAACTGGCTGATCATACTCCCCATCCTCCTCCCGCTGCTCACCGCCATCGTGCTGATCTTCTGCCGTGGCTCCCTGCCTCTGCAACGCATCCTCAGCACCGTCTCCGCCGCAGCCCAATTCGTCATCTCCATCCTGCTCCTCCAGCATGTCCTCAAAAACGGCATCCTCGCCGTCAACATGAGCAACTGGGAGGCCCCCTTCGGCATCACCTTCGTTGCCGACGTTCTCAGCGCCAGCATGGTCGCCGTCACCGGTTTCATGGGATTTGCCGTTGCCCTCTTCGGCCTCGCCGAGATCGACCGACCGCGCGAAAAATTCGGCTTCTACCCCCTCTACCATGTGCTTCTCATGGGCGTCTGCGGGGCTTTCCTCACCGGCGACCTCTTCAATCTTTTCGTCTGGTTCGAGGTCATGCTGATGGCCTCCTTCGTCCTCCTCGCCCTCGGCGGCGAACGCGCCCAGCTCGAAGGCTCCGTCAAATACCTCGTCCTCAACTTCCTCTCTTCCGGCATCTTCCTCACCGCCCTCGGCATCCTCTACGCCGAGGTCGGCACCCTCAACATGGCCGACATCGCCGTCAAACTCAGCGGCAACCACAGCTCCCCCCTGGCCATGACCTCTGCCATGCTGCTGCTCGTCTCCTTCGGCGTCAAAGCAGGCGTCTTCCCCGTCTTCGCCTGGCTCCCCGCCTCCTACCACACCCCGCCCGTCACCGTCTCCGCCATCTTCGCTGGACTCCTCACCAAAGTCGGCGTCTACTCCCTCATCCGGGTCTTCACCCTCATGTTCGTCGGAGACACTGCCTTCACCAGCGGGCTCATCATTTTCATCTCCGTCATGACCATGATCACCGGCGTCCTCGGCGCCGCCGCGCAGTTCGAAGTGCGCAAAATCCTCTCCTTCCACATCATCAGCCAGATCGGTTACATGACCCTCGGCCTCGGCCTCATGACCGCCTCCGCGCTCTCCGCCTCCGTCTTCTACATCATTCACCACATCATCGTCAAAACCAACCTCTTCCTCATCAGCGGAGCCATCACCCACGCACGAGGCAGCGCCGAACTCAAAAAAATCGGTGGTCTCTACCGCACCCATCCCTGGCTCGCCTTCCTCTTCCTCATCCCCGCCATGTCCCTCGGCGGCATCCCCCCCTTGTCCGGCTTCTTCGCCAAGTTCACCCTCGTCAGCGAAGCCGCCCGACTCGAAGAATACCTCCTCATCGGTGTCGCCCTCATCGTCGGCGTTCTCACCCTCTATTCCATGACCAAAATCTGGGCCGAAGCGTTTTGGAAACCCGATCCGCGCGGTCGCGAATACGAAACCAGCAAACCCATCCCCTGGCTCATGCTCCTCCCCATCGCCATGATGGCCGGCGTCACCCTGTTTATCGGATTCAACCCCGAATGGCTCCTCGGCATTGCCCGTCAGGCCGGTGAACAACTTGCCTCGCCGGATGCCTACATCCAGGCCGTTCTCGGCAGCCAGCCACCGGTAACCCCACCAGCACCAGCCCCATGA
- a CDS encoding Na+/H+ antiporter subunit E, with the protein MKLLLKIPLLLGYSLFYLKELLLANYTVAKLVLTPGMNIRPAMFALPLSCTTDAQILLLANLISMTPGTLSVDVSTDKKTLYIHVIDVDDLDGLRTTLKEQFERRVITLLS; encoded by the coding sequence ATGAAACTGCTGCTCAAAATTCCCCTCCTTCTCGGCTACAGCCTGTTCTATCTCAAAGAACTGCTGCTCGCCAACTACACCGTTGCCAAACTGGTGCTCACCCCTGGCATGAACATCCGCCCCGCCATGTTCGCCCTGCCCCTCAGCTGCACCACCGACGCCCAGATCCTCCTCCTTGCCAACCTCATCTCCATGACCCCCGGCACGCTCAGCGTCGACGTCTCCACCGACAAAAAAACCCTCTACATCCACGTCATTGATGTCGACGATCTCGACGGTCTGCGCACCACCCTGAAAGAACAGTTCGAACGACGCGTCATCACCCTGCTCAGCTAA
- a CDS encoding monovalent cation/H+ antiporter complex subunit F yields the protein MLPIYVTYAIFALLFGSLGLTLIRLIRGPTLSDRVVALDLLGTVFTATIVASIFLGGHIVYLDAVLVMSVFLFFGTTAFAKYLEKRLQDHD from the coding sequence ATGCTCCCCATCTACGTCACCTACGCCATCTTTGCCCTGCTCTTCGGCTCGCTGGGGCTCACCCTCATCCGCCTCATCCGCGGCCCCACCCTTTCCGACCGCGTCGTCGCGCTCGACCTGCTTGGCACCGTCTTCACCGCCACCATCGTCGCCAGCATTTTCCTCGGTGGCCACATCGTGTATCTCGACGCCGTTCTCGTCATGTCCGTCTTCCTCTTTTTCGGCACCACCGCCTTCGCCAAATACCTCGAAAAACGCCTGCAGGACCATGATTGA
- a CDS encoding putative monovalent cation/H+ antiporter subunit A — translation MLLAVFSAFILAILAPTLHRLTRGLSGWIFALVPAAIAAFYASHFGKISSGEVITQTINWIPSLGIHLAFRLDGLSLLFGLLISGIGALIFIYAGGYLHGHPQLGRFFCFLSFFMGAMLGLVTSDNLLSLFIFWELTSLSSYLLIGFNHESEESRASALKALLVTFFGGQALMLGLILIGIAGQTYSLSELLNNADIVRESPLYTGALLLVILGAFTKSAQVPFHFWLPGAMAAPTPVSAYLHSATMVTAGVFLLARLQPILGGSPLWHGLLTTFGAATMLTGAALAVAQTDLKKLLAYTTVSALGTLVMLLGIGTPLAIQAAALFLIVHSLYKGSLFMVAGTIDHETGTRDVRQLGGLAKAMPITALAAGLAALSMCGFIPALGFIGKELLYEAALHAPQHSGLLVIVSVFGNALVVAVGLIVAVRPFLGKAGETPKHAHEAPPSLWLGPIVLATLGLLLGLLPFLAAQYSVGPAASAIAGQTLPTKLSLWHGFNVMLGLSAATLVIGVALYFSRNSLRELGGLMRPLAAFGPEQWYAKSLNSMVTFAGIQTRIQQHGYLRYYVMMVLAVTTLAIVLGLSRSEIHAGWANLADVRFYEVLIGVIILAAGLYAVTTRGRLSAVAGLGVVGWSVALIFALYGAPDLAITQFMVETLSLILFILVIYHLPRFKEYTDRKTRIRDAILCSAAGVAIAVMVMKALGTDSVQSISPYYVENSLNAQGRNIVNVILVDFRALDTLGEITVLGIAALGVYALIKLRPKPEPEPEPETQSTKEETK, via the coding sequence ATGCTGCTAGCGGTCTTTTCAGCCTTCATCCTCGCCATCCTGGCCCCAACCCTCCACCGCCTCACCCGTGGTCTCTCTGGTTGGATCTTTGCATTGGTCCCCGCCGCCATCGCCGCCTTTTACGCCAGTCACTTCGGCAAGATCAGCAGCGGTGAAGTCATCACTCAAACCATCAACTGGATTCCTTCCCTCGGCATCCACCTGGCCTTCCGCCTCGACGGCCTCAGTCTCCTCTTTGGCCTGCTCATCAGTGGCATCGGTGCCCTCATCTTCATCTACGCTGGCGGCTACCTCCACGGTCACCCCCAGCTCGGCCGCTTCTTCTGCTTCCTCAGCTTCTTCATGGGAGCCATGCTCGGCCTCGTCACCTCCGACAACCTGCTGTCCCTGTTCATCTTCTGGGAACTCACCAGCCTCTCCTCCTACCTGCTGATCGGCTTCAACCACGAAAGCGAAGAATCCCGCGCCTCCGCCCTCAAAGCCCTGCTCGTCACCTTCTTCGGCGGCCAGGCCCTCATGCTCGGCCTCATCCTCATCGGCATCGCCGGCCAGACCTACTCGCTGTCCGAACTGCTCAACAACGCCGACATCGTGCGTGAATCCCCCCTCTACACCGGTGCCCTGCTGCTCGTCATTCTCGGAGCCTTCACCAAATCCGCCCAGGTCCCCTTCCACTTCTGGCTCCCCGGGGCCATGGCCGCCCCCACCCCCGTCAGCGCCTACCTCCACTCCGCCACCATGGTCACCGCAGGTGTCTTCCTGCTTGCCCGACTCCAACCCATTCTCGGCGGCTCCCCCCTCTGGCACGGCCTTCTCACCACCTTCGGTGCCGCCACCATGCTCACCGGAGCCGCCCTCGCCGTTGCCCAGACCGACCTCAAAAAACTCCTCGCCTACACCACCGTCAGCGCCCTCGGCACCCTCGTCATGCTGCTTGGCATCGGCACCCCGCTCGCCATCCAGGCCGCCGCCCTGTTCCTGATTGTCCACTCCCTCTACAAGGGCTCCCTCTTCATGGTCGCCGGCACCATCGATCACGAAACCGGCACCCGCGACGTGCGCCAGCTTGGTGGCCTCGCCAAAGCCATGCCCATCACCGCCCTCGCCGCCGGACTCGCCGCCCTCTCCATGTGCGGCTTCATCCCCGCCCTCGGTTTCATCGGCAAGGAACTCCTCTACGAAGCCGCCCTCCACGCCCCCCAACATTCCGGACTCCTCGTCATCGTCAGCGTCTTCGGCAACGCCCTGGTCGTCGCCGTCGGCCTCATCGTCGCCGTCCGTCCCTTCCTTGGCAAAGCCGGCGAAACTCCCAAACACGCCCACGAAGCCCCCCCCTCCCTGTGGCTTGGCCCCATCGTGCTCGCCACCCTTGGCCTGCTCCTCGGCCTGCTGCCCTTCCTTGCCGCCCAATACAGTGTCGGCCCCGCCGCCAGCGCCATCGCCGGCCAGACCCTTCCTACCAAACTTTCCCTCTGGCACGGCTTCAACGTCATGCTCGGCCTGAGCGCCGCCACCCTCGTCATCGGCGTCGCCCTCTACTTCTCCCGCAACTCCCTGCGCGAACTCGGAGGTCTCATGCGCCCCCTCGCCGCCTTCGGACCCGAGCAATGGTATGCCAAATCCCTCAACTCCATGGTCACCTTCGCTGGCATCCAGACCCGCATCCAGCAGCATGGTTACCTGCGCTACTACGTGATGATGGTTCTCGCCGTCACCACCCTCGCCATCGTCCTCGGACTCAGCCGTTCTGAAATCCACGCCGGTTGGGCCAACCTCGCTGACGTGCGCTTTTACGAAGTCCTCATCGGCGTCATTATCCTTGCCGCCGGACTCTACGCCGTCACCACCCGCGGCCGTCTCAGCGCCGTCGCCGGCCTCGGCGTTGTTGGATGGAGCGTCGCCCTCATCTTCGCCCTCTACGGTGCGCCCGACCTCGCCATCACCCAGTTCATGGTCGAGACCCTCAGCCTCATCCTTTTCATCCTCGTCATCTACCACCTGCCCCGCTTCAAAGAATACACCGACCGCAAAACCCGCATCCGCGACGCCATCTTGTGCAGCGCCGCCGGTGTCGCCATCGCCGTCATGGTCATGAAAGCCCTCGGCACCGACAGCGTCCAGTCCATCTCCCCCTACTACGTCGAAAACAGCCTCAACGCCCAGGGTCGCAACATCGTCAACGTCATCCTCGTCGATTTCCGCGCCCTCGACACCTTGGGCGAAATCACCGTGCTCGGCATCGCCGCCCTCGGCGTCTACGCCCTCATCAAACTGCGCCCCAAACCCGAGCCCGAGCCCGAACCTGAAACTCAATCCACCAAGGAGGAAACCAAGTAA
- the mnhG gene encoding monovalent cation/H(+) antiporter subunit G produces the protein MIEIIASIIALLGALFALVAALGIIRLPDVYTRMHAASKASSFALGLLLLAVIVLHPTLGVIVKSVLSIFFIYLTVPVAAHLIGRAAYLHKVPLDAKTIKDELKGKYSADHQKLDS, from the coding sequence ATGATTGAAATCATCGCCTCCATCATCGCCCTCCTCGGCGCCCTCTTCGCCCTCGTCGCCGCACTCGGCATCATCCGCCTGCCGGATGTTTATACCCGCATGCACGCCGCCTCCAAGGCCAGTTCCTTCGCCCTCGGACTGCTCCTGCTCGCCGTCATTGTCCTCCACCCCACCCTCGGCGTCATCGTCAAATCCGTCCTCTCCATCTTCTTCATCTACCTCACCGTCCCCGTCGCCGCCCACCTCATCGGCCGCGCCGCCTACCTCCATAAAGTCCCCCTCGACGCCAAGACCATCAAAGACGAACTCAAAGGCAAATACTCCGCCGATCATCAAAAACTCGACAGCTGA
- a CDS encoding Na+/H+ antiporter subunit B: MDSLLLRTAVRLLLPLQLLFSVFVMLRGHNEPGGGFVGGLIAGASIVLWALAHGMPSARKKMRVSPHFLIALGLLCAASSGIIALVAGYPFLTGLWSDIAIPTLVIGKMKLGTPVLFDVGVYFLVCGIAIAIIFALGDDEETPIQPKDRKN, from the coding sequence ATGGACTCTCTTCTGCTGCGCACTGCCGTGCGCCTGCTCCTTCCCCTCCAGTTGCTTTTCTCCGTCTTCGTCATGTTGCGTGGTCACAACGAACCCGGCGGCGGTTTTGTCGGCGGACTCATCGCCGGAGCCTCCATCGTTCTCTGGGCTCTCGCCCACGGGATGCCCAGCGCCCGTAAAAAAATGCGCGTCTCCCCCCACTTCCTCATCGCCCTCGGCCTCCTCTGCGCCGCCTCGTCCGGCATTATCGCCCTGGTCGCCGGCTACCCCTTTCTCACCGGCCTCTGGTCAGACATCGCCATCCCCACCCTCGTCATCGGCAAAATGAAACTCGGCACCCCCGTGCTTTTCGACGTTGGCGTCTACTTCCTCGTGTGCGGCATCGCCATTGCCATCATCTTTGCCCTTGGCGACGACGAAGAAACTCCCATCCAACCCAAGGACCGAAAAAACTAA